The sequence below is a genomic window from Tenacibaculum tangerinum.
TGCAGGTTATTGACCGTATAAAAGAACAAGGGGCAAAAATGTTATTGTTTGAGTCTTTTTGTGGCGGATTGATAGCACCCGAAAGTGATACCAATTTATGGAACTATAAGTTTACTTGGAATCCTAGAAATGTAGTCTTGGCGGGTCAAGGCGGGGCTTCGATGTTTATTCAAGAAGGCACCTATAAATACATTCCGTATCATAAATTATTTCGTAGAACAGAATTTTTAACCATTAACGGTAGTGGAAAATTTGAAGCCTATGCCAATCGCGATTCTTTGAAGTATAGAAGTATTTATGGCTTGGAAGATATTAAAACCATGTATCGTGGTACCATTCGTAAAGTTGGTTTTTCTCGTGCTTGGAACGTGTTTGTGCAGTTAGGAATGACAGATGATACGTATACTATTGAAGATTCTGAAAATATGAGTTATCGCGATTTTACCAATCTTTTCTTAGCCTATTCTCCGTCTGATTCTGTTGAATTGAAATTCCGTTCGTATTTAAAAATTGACCAAGATGATATTATGTGGGACAAGTTTGTTGAGTTAGATATTTTTAATCCGAATAAAAAAGTGGGATTGAAAAATGCTACACCAGCAGAAATTCTACAGAAAATATTGATGGATTCTTGGACTCTTGAGGCTGAAGATAAAGACATGATTGTAATGCATCATATTTTTGGATATCGATACAAAGAAGAAAAGTACCAAATAGAAAGTAGTATGGTTATTACAGGAGATGACCAAACCTATACTGCCATGGCAAAAACAGTTGGATTGCCTGTAGCTATGG
It includes:
- a CDS encoding saccharopine dehydrogenase family protein, which encodes MRNILIIGAGRSSASLIKYLLDKSSEENLHITIGDVSLENAQSKVNNHSNATAIQLDVFNAKERSEAIQKAAIVISMLPTRFHIEVAKDCITYGKHMVTASYISNEMKALDEEAKAKGLVFMNEIGLDPGIDHMSAMQVIDRIKEQGAKMLLFESFCGGLIAPESDTNLWNYKFTWNPRNVVLAGQGGASMFIQEGTYKYIPYHKLFRRTEFLTINGSGKFEAYANRDSLKYRSIYGLEDIKTMYRGTIRKVGFSRAWNVFVQLGMTDDTYTIEDSENMSYRDFTNLFLAYSPSDSVELKFRSYLKIDQDDIMWDKFVELDIFNPNKKVGLKNATPAEILQKILMDSWTLEAEDKDMIVMHHIFGYRYKEEKYQIESSMVITGDDQTYTAMAKTVGLPVAMATLRILNGDITTPGVQLPIRKEVYEPILKELEDYGINFVEKEVPYLGYNPESVKG